The Terriglobales bacterium genome includes the window CGATGTAGTCGGCAATGATGGCTGACGTGACCTTGTCCATCTCCATCCCGCCGTACTCCTCAGGGATGTCGACTGAAGTCAGGCCGAGTTCGCTGGCCTTCTTGATGAGATCGCGCGTGACCGAGAATTCCTTGTGCTCGATCTTCTCCAGATTGGGAACGATCTCTTTGAGCGCAAACTCTTCCGTAGTCTGAGCGATCTGGCGATGCTCATCGGTAAAGTCCTCAGGAGTAAAAACTTCTTCCGGTTCACGCTCTTCGATAAGGAAGCTTCCGCCTGCGATCTTCGTCTTGGGAACTGTTGCCGTTGCCATTTGAACCCTCCAAAAGCGATTGAACACGAAGGGCACGAAGGAAACGAAGGTTGCTTCTATACAACCTTTACAGATTTTGGGCCGGGACAAAGATCAAAGGTTCCTAATCCTTCGTGCCCTTCGTGACCTTCGTGTTAACCCCCGGTTTTCTATTGAATATTCTCGAAAATTCCTGCTGCGCCCATGCCGCCACCCACACACATTGTCACCAATCCGTATTTCCCATTCCGGCGCTTCAGTTCGCGGATTACGCTGGCCGTCAACTTCGCACCCGTGCACCCTAGCGGATGTCCCAGCGCAATGGCACCGCCGTTAGGGTTCACTTTCGCCGGATTTAGTCCTCCAGCCTTAATAACCGAAAGCGACTGTGCGGCGAACGCTTCGTTTAATTCGATCACGTCAATCTGATCGAGGGTGAGACCTGCAATCTTAAGAGCCTTGGGAATTGCGTACACCGGACCGATGCCCATCTCTTCCGGCTTGTATCCTGCTGTTGCAAATGCAACGTAGCGCGCCAGCGGCTTAATGCCAAGTGCCTGCGCGCGTTCAGCCGACATTACGACTGCGGCTGCTGCCCCGTCAGACATCTGCGAGGAATTGCCGGCGGTTACTGTCCCCTTGGCATGAAAGGCTGGCTTCAAGGCGGACAGTGCTTCCATGGAAGTGTCCGCGCGAGGACCGTCGTCGATCTTGAACTCGATGTCGATGCGCTTCGGCTTGCTGCCGTTTGGAGTGGTGAAACTCACTGGCACGGACACGAGTTCGTCGTTGAACTTGCCCGCTGCAATCGCAGCCAGGGCTTTCTGATGACTCGCCAGCGAGAATTCATCCGCCTGCTCACGCGTAATGCCGAAGCGCTGTGCCAGTCGCTCGGCGGTAAGTCCCATGGAGAGATACGCGTCCGGATAGTTCTCGATGAGCCACGGGTTCGCACTTACCTTGTTTCCGCCCATGGGGATCATCGTCATCGATTCCACGCCGCCTGCCACAATCACGTCCGCTCCACCCGACATGATGCGCTCAGCGGCCATGGCAATCGACTGCAATCCCGAAGAACAGAAGCGATTGATGGTCATCGCCGAAGACTCGACCGGAAGTCCCGCACGAAGGGACGCGATCCGTGCCACATTCATCCCCTGCTCTGCCTCAGGCATCGCGCAGCCGAGGATCACGTCTTCAATTTCCTTCGCATCGAGTTGCGGCACCCGCGCAAGCGCGCCCTTAATGGCAACTGCCGCCAGGTCGTCGGGACGCGTAGCACGCAAACCGCCTTTGTATGCTCGACCGACTGGCGTGCGCACTGCACTGGCTATAACCACTTTACGCATAATCAAACCTCTCACCACAGAGGACACAGAGAGCACAGAGGAAGTCGGAAGTTGAACCCTTTTTCTCCTCTGTGTCCTCCATGTCCTCTGTGGTTAATTCCTCAAAGTCTTCCCCGTCTTCAACGTGTACTGAATCCGCTCCTGCGTCTTCTTCTCTCCGCAAAGAGACTTAAAAGCCTCGCGTTCGAGATCCAGCAGATACTGCTCGCTAACCGGAGTTCCCGGCGTCACGTTGCCGCCGCAGATTACCTCTGCGACTTTGTTGCCGATCTTTACCTCGTGGTCGCTGATGTACTCGCCCTGCCTCATTAGATGAACGCCGAGCTTCAACGTCGCCAGGATGCTCTCGCCTGGAGCCGGCACATCGGTCCGCATAATGGGAGCACTATAGCCTTCCTTCACGAGGTCCAGCGCACGACGTTTCGCATCGGTAACGAGTCGCTCGCGATTCATCGTGACTACATCCGCTTGTGACAGAAAGTCCAGTTTGCGGGCCTCGGCGGCTGAAGTTGAGACCTTGGCCATAGCAATGGTCTCGAAGTTCTTCTTCATGGCCTCCATCAGTTCGACCGATTCGCCACGTCCTGCCGGCCGAATGCTGGTGGAGGCATCGACTGCACGCAGCAAGATCTCCTTACATCCACCGCCACCGGGGAGAAGTCCGACTCCGACTTCGACCAAGCCCATGTACAGCTCAGCGTGAGGCTGGCGCGCAGCAGCATGCAGACTAACTTCTGTTCCGCCTCCGAGGCACATGCCAAATGGAGCGGCAACAACAGGTTTCGGACAGAACTTAATTGCTTGCGTCATCCCCTGGAAGCCGCGAATGGCCAGGTCAACCTCGTCCCATTCGCCTTCCTGAATGGCCATGAGGAGGAGCATGATGTTAGCGCCGACGGAGAAATGCTGCGCGTCGTTGCTAATGATGAATGCGTCGAACTGATTCAACGCGGCGCTGCCAGGCTTGAGTGTTTGCGTTACAAACTGAACGATGTCGCCACCCAGCGAATTCATCTTGGAGTGGAACTCGATGGCCGCAACTCCGTCACCCAAATCGACCAGCGACGTCGAGGCGTTCTTCTTGACGACTCCGTTGGACTTCTTAGCAACGGTCACCGACCACACGCCTTCGGGTACCTCGAAAGGGCGGTAGTCTGAAGTCTTGAGATCGAAATAACTACGCCCAGAAGACGAGTTCTTGTCGTCGGCATACCACGATGTCTTGCCGCCGGCGAGCAGCTTCTCGACATTGGCTGCGACTGGACGCCCTTCCTTCTTCATCCGCTCTACCGTAGGCCCAACCCCGGCGGCGTCCCACATCTCAAATGGGCCCATCTCCCAGTTGAAGCCGGTGCGCATGGCGCGATCGATTTCGACAACCGTGTCGGAGATCTCAGGAATGCGGTTGGCTGCGTAGGTCCATAGCTCCGATAGTGACGTCCAGTAAAACTGGGCAGCCTTGTCGCGCGGATCAGCGTTCAGGATCATCTTCAGCCGCTCGAGCGCAGAGTCCACGTTCTTGGCCATTTCGAGCAGTTGGAACTTGGGCCTTCCGCGCGGATGATAGTCGAGCGCTCTCCAGTCGAGCGCCAGGCGCTCTTCGTCTCCTGATGGCGATTTCGCTTTCTTGTAAAAACCTTGCTTCGCCTTATCGCCGAGCCATTTGCGCTCAAGCATGTGCTGATAGAACGCAGGGAGTGTCAGCTCGGAGCGCTCATCCTGAACGTTCTTGGTCATGTTGCTGACAACATGGCCGAGGATATCCAGCCCAACCATATCGATGGTGCGGAAGGTAGCTGACTTCGGCCAACCGACAGCCGATCCGGTAAGCGCGTCAACTTCCTCGATGGAGAGTCCCATC containing:
- a CDS encoding acetyl-CoA C-acyltransferase, whose protein sequence is MRKVVIASAVRTPVGRAYKGGLRATRPDDLAAVAIKGALARVPQLDAKEIEDVILGCAMPEAEQGMNVARIASLRAGLPVESSAMTINRFCSSGLQSIAMAAERIMSGGADVIVAGGVESMTMIPMGGNKVSANPWLIENYPDAYLSMGLTAERLAQRFGITREQADEFSLASHQKALAAIAAGKFNDELVSVPVSFTTPNGSKPKRIDIEFKIDDGPRADTSMEALSALKPAFHAKGTVTAGNSSQMSDGAAAAVVMSAERAQALGIKPLARYVAFATAGYKPEEMGIGPVYAIPKALKIAGLTLDQIDVIELNEAFAAQSLSVIKAGGLNPAKVNPNGGAIALGHPLGCTGAKLTASVIRELKRRNGKYGLVTMCVGGGMGAAGIFENIQ
- a CDS encoding 3-hydroxyacyl-CoA dehydrogenase NAD-binding domain-containing protein, whose product is MSKTVIEEVELNPVATPDFASDKMGTSPQATTTSSMAIQINKVAVLGAGTMGSRIAAHLANAGVPSYLLDIVPPGATPGKPVERNPERDKIVAAGLEGAKKSKPAAFFDPSLARLIRTGNFEDDLKLLADADWIIEAVAENLEIKRELLKKVEAVRKPTAIVTTNTSGLPVGNIVEGFSEAFRRNWFGTHFFNPPRYMRLLEIIPTPNSDPAAMEAIAHFCDQRLGKAIVHAKDTPNFIANRIGTFSVLNVMRIMQEMGLSIEEVDALTGSAVGWPKSATFRTIDMVGLDILGHVVSNMTKNVQDERSELTLPAFYQHMLERKWLGDKAKQGFYKKAKSPSGDEERLALDWRALDYHPRGRPKFQLLEMAKNVDSALERLKMILNADPRDKAAQFYWTSLSELWTYAANRIPEISDTVVEIDRAMRTGFNWEMGPFEMWDAAGVGPTVERMKKEGRPVAANVEKLLAGGKTSWYADDKNSSSGRSYFDLKTSDYRPFEVPEGVWSVTVAKKSNGVVKKNASTSLVDLGDGVAAIEFHSKMNSLGGDIVQFVTQTLKPGSAALNQFDAFIISNDAQHFSVGANIMLLLMAIQEGEWDEVDLAIRGFQGMTQAIKFCPKPVVAAPFGMCLGGGTEVSLHAAARQPHAELYMGLVEVGVGLLPGGGGCKEILLRAVDASTSIRPAGRGESVELMEAMKKNFETIAMAKVSTSAAEARKLDFLSQADVVTMNRERLVTDAKRRALDLVKEGYSAPIMRTDVPAPGESILATLKLGVHLMRQGEYISDHEVKIGNKVAEVICGGNVTPGTPVSEQYLLDLEREAFKSLCGEKKTQERIQYTLKTGKTLRN